A DNA window from Luteolibacter luteus contains the following coding sequences:
- a CDS encoding DUF1501 domain-containing protein, with protein MKPICPGNPLDRYSSRREFLHVGLLGGLGLTLPQFFSQKAQAAQKFYELREGVAQGIIHIFLPGGIAHQESFDPKPYAPAEYRGPFGAINTKIPGVQFGERLPELAQMADKMTIIRSMSHGEAAHERGTHNMFTGYRPSPALEYPSYGSVISHEMGSKNNLPPYVCVPSVPNEFAGSGYLSSAYGPFALGSDPANGNFQVRDLNLPNGCDEFRFSRRRSLLETVDSHFRALEKSDAIDAMDAFYQHAYKLISSEKAREAFNLKAEPDALKDEYGRNEAGQRMLLARRLIEAGTRFVSLTVGGWDHHDNIKGAFEGQMPSVDKAIATLIRDLDRRGMLDSTLVMVTTEFGRTPKINPTGGRDHWPSVFSVVMAGGGFKQGYVHGSSDALGGGVDTDGVTVEDLSTTIYNQIGITSDKELMAPGGRPIEIVDGGQVLDALLAKKA; from the coding sequence ATGAAACCGATCTGCCCCGGAAATCCGCTCGATCGCTACTCTTCCCGCCGCGAGTTCCTCCATGTCGGCCTTTTGGGCGGACTGGGGCTTACATTGCCGCAGTTCTTCTCACAGAAAGCCCAAGCGGCGCAGAAATTCTACGAGCTGCGCGAAGGTGTGGCCCAAGGGATCATCCACATTTTCCTTCCGGGCGGCATCGCCCATCAGGAGTCCTTCGACCCGAAGCCCTACGCCCCGGCGGAGTACCGCGGCCCCTTCGGCGCGATCAACACCAAGATCCCCGGCGTCCAGTTCGGAGAGCGGCTCCCGGAACTCGCGCAGATGGCGGACAAGATGACCATCATCCGGTCGATGTCCCACGGCGAGGCCGCCCACGAACGCGGCACGCACAACATGTTCACCGGCTACCGCCCCTCCCCTGCCCTTGAGTATCCCTCCTACGGCTCGGTGATCTCGCACGAAATGGGCTCGAAGAACAACTTGCCGCCCTACGTCTGTGTCCCCTCGGTGCCGAATGAATTCGCAGGCTCCGGCTACCTCTCCTCCGCCTACGGCCCCTTCGCCCTCGGTTCCGATCCCGCAAATGGCAACTTCCAAGTCCGCGATCTGAACCTTCCGAATGGCTGCGACGAATTCCGCTTCTCCCGCCGCCGCTCATTGCTGGAGACGGTCGATTCCCATTTCCGTGCCTTGGAGAAATCCGACGCCATCGACGCGATGGATGCCTTCTATCAGCATGCTTACAAGCTGATCTCCTCCGAAAAGGCCCGCGAAGCTTTCAACCTGAAAGCGGAACCGGATGCCTTGAAGGACGAATACGGTCGCAACGAAGCCGGGCAGCGCATGCTGCTGGCGCGCCGCCTCATCGAGGCAGGTACCCGCTTCGTTTCGCTCACCGTTGGTGGCTGGGATCACCACGACAATATCAAGGGTGCCTTCGAAGGCCAGATGCCCTCCGTGGACAAGGCTATCGCCACCTTGATCCGCGATCTGGATCGCCGCGGCATGCTGGATTCCACCTTGGTCATGGTGACCACCGAGTTCGGCCGCACGCCGAAGATCAATCCTACCGGCGGTCGCGACCACTGGCCGAGCGTCTTCTCCGTGGTGATGGCCGGTGGCGGCTTCAAGCAAGGCTACGTCCACGGTTCCTCCGATGCCCTTGGCGGCGGTGTGGATACCGATGGCGTGACCGTGGAAGACCTCTCCACCACCATCTACAACCAGATCGGCATCACCAGCGACAAGGAGCTCATGGCTCCCGGCGGTCGCCCGATCGAGATCGTGGATGGCGGCCAGGTGCTGGACGCGCTCTTGGCCAAGAAGGCCTAG
- a CDS encoding protein kinase domain-containing protein: MQPPDIRALEVFSLIGSGACGKVYRARDSAGRALAVKVFDPAAVNPALLEEAVARLEEAPWPKNAVEEYSADYRGKQILRVSRLHADEKGGVWTPRSLQHRLDRFPGERSWPVVLEILTALSDLHDRRVAHGNLKPGNVFFDESDRVRLTDWALGNMPGIGSLDYTDAVLYQPPDQLREPEGYLREKGYRWDVFAFSVLAFRLLTGAFPRCTATFDQVAPEPGKTRREGIAANLRRIAKSVEAQPDVTWPDTPATPLEKAYRGILDRCLSLDSNSRPANAGEVLQLFHAADKEQAGEQQRDAILDQQRRARRSAWRANVAAGVLTGCVVVLSLLWQMKKSAVTSEEEGRKADVQQLQAAFDASEAEKASLKQAGEEERKTLQYDKDMWLARLEASRSVGDHLFAWAMEKGNRHLPPLDGRELRLERLESYFEDFIARTAELPTLKEERARAKLQLAEITLAKGDPKEAAQRLEEALLSAGDLPSGPDLDLRLATDRLLMALLLQERNDKGAGDAFRTARKALEAVPQAEVDADRLQELLAVLGYHESRLLAIEGKDTEAFEKLSHSTEVLNRLVLQRPDTAVLRSELAECYLSSATILDGIGEMGSAREARAQASEEILELLKKDPGNLELRLDLAGCYGAMAESAALSGDVSSTEAMSKAAGKLLEEYMGQRPDSAEARSRLAAVRSLMAGVVRDRGDAVESLRLINEGILLVEGVAVGESADPVAKYRLALLLWEKGRLLGIERKLVEEVDVETRSADMLRKLLNSDYGLVRGEQIRRSLGCVLGDLGHAAQRMENHELARAAYGEAVSVWSILAKERPQNEEYTEGLAWSQQRLKEL, from the coding sequence ATGCAGCCCCCCGACATCCGAGCACTCGAGGTTTTCAGCCTCATCGGGAGCGGAGCCTGCGGGAAAGTTTATCGTGCCCGCGACTCCGCCGGCCGGGCCTTGGCGGTGAAGGTTTTCGACCCCGCAGCGGTGAATCCCGCCCTCTTGGAGGAGGCCGTGGCCCGCTTGGAAGAAGCGCCCTGGCCAAAAAACGCCGTCGAAGAATACTCCGCGGACTACCGGGGGAAGCAGATCTTGCGGGTCTCGAGATTGCACGCGGATGAGAAAGGCGGGGTGTGGACGCCGCGGTCGCTGCAACACCGGCTCGACCGCTTTCCCGGCGAACGATCCTGGCCGGTGGTGCTGGAAATCCTGACCGCCCTCTCCGATCTCCATGACCGCCGGGTGGCGCACGGCAATCTCAAGCCGGGGAATGTTTTTTTCGACGAATCCGATCGTGTCCGCCTGACCGACTGGGCCTTGGGGAACATGCCCGGGATCGGCTCGCTCGATTATACCGATGCGGTTCTCTATCAGCCTCCGGATCAGCTCCGCGAACCGGAGGGCTATTTGCGGGAGAAGGGGTATCGCTGGGATGTTTTTGCGTTCAGCGTGCTGGCATTCCGGCTTCTTACCGGGGCTTTCCCGCGCTGCACGGCGACCTTTGACCAAGTGGCACCGGAGCCGGGGAAAACCCGCCGCGAGGGGATCGCCGCCAATCTCAGGCGCATCGCGAAATCCGTCGAAGCGCAGCCGGACGTGACTTGGCCGGATACGCCGGCGACGCCCTTGGAGAAAGCTTATCGCGGGATTCTGGATCGCTGCCTTTCGCTGGATTCGAATTCCCGGCCCGCCAATGCCGGCGAGGTGCTGCAGTTGTTCCATGCCGCTGACAAGGAGCAGGCGGGCGAGCAGCAGCGCGATGCGATCCTCGATCAGCAGAGGCGAGCGAGGCGGAGTGCTTGGCGCGCCAACGTTGCCGCGGGTGTCCTCACGGGCTGTGTCGTCGTCCTCTCCCTGCTGTGGCAGATGAAGAAGTCCGCGGTGACTTCCGAGGAAGAAGGGCGCAAGGCTGACGTCCAGCAACTGCAGGCAGCTTTCGACGCCTCGGAGGCCGAGAAGGCCTCACTGAAGCAAGCCGGAGAAGAGGAGCGCAAGACACTCCAATACGACAAGGACATGTGGCTTGCCCGGCTGGAGGCGTCCCGGAGCGTGGGGGATCATCTCTTCGCGTGGGCGATGGAGAAGGGCAACCGCCACCTGCCGCCACTGGATGGGCGCGAACTGCGCCTTGAGCGATTGGAGAGCTACTTCGAGGATTTCATTGCCCGCACCGCGGAACTTCCCACGCTCAAGGAAGAGCGGGCGCGTGCCAAGCTGCAACTTGCCGAGATCACCTTGGCGAAGGGAGATCCGAAGGAAGCGGCGCAGCGGCTTGAAGAAGCGCTTCTGTCTGCGGGTGATCTCCCATCCGGTCCGGACCTCGACTTGCGTCTGGCCACGGATCGTCTGCTGATGGCCCTGCTGCTTCAGGAGCGGAATGACAAGGGGGCGGGTGACGCTTTCCGTACCGCGCGCAAGGCGTTGGAGGCCGTGCCGCAGGCGGAGGTCGATGCCGATCGCTTGCAAGAACTGCTCGCGGTGCTGGGCTACCATGAATCCCGGCTGCTGGCGATCGAGGGCAAGGATACCGAGGCTTTCGAAAAACTCAGTCATTCCACCGAAGTGTTGAACCGTTTGGTCCTACAGAGGCCTGATACGGCGGTGCTGAGATCGGAGCTCGCGGAGTGTTATCTTTCCTCCGCCACCATCCTCGATGGCATCGGCGAAATGGGCAGCGCCCGCGAAGCGCGAGCCCAAGCTTCAGAAGAGATCCTGGAGCTGCTGAAGAAGGATCCGGGTAACCTCGAACTCCGGCTCGACCTTGCCGGGTGCTACGGAGCGATGGCCGAGTCGGCCGCTCTTTCCGGAGATGTTTCCTCGACCGAAGCGATGTCGAAGGCCGCGGGGAAGCTGCTGGAAGAATACATGGGCCAAAGGCCGGATAGCGCCGAGGCTCGCTCGCGGCTGGCGGCTGTCCGGAGCCTGATGGCCGGAGTGGTCAGGGATCGCGGAGATGCGGTGGAGTCCCTGCGCCTGATCAATGAGGGCATCCTGCTGGTGGAGGGCGTGGCGGTGGGTGAATCTGCGGATCCCGTGGCGAAGTACCGGCTCGCGCTGCTGCTTTGGGAGAAGGGTCGGCTTCTGGGGATCGAGCGCAAGCTGGTGGAAGAGGTCGACGTGGAGACCCGCTCCGCCGACATGTTGCGCAAGCTCCTGAATAGCGACTATGGCTTGGTCCGCGGGGAGCAGATCCGTCGTTCTCTCGGTTGTGTCCTCGGCGATTTGGGGCACGCGGCGCAGCGCATGGAGAATCACGAGCTGGCGCGCGCTGCCTACGGTGAAGCGGTGAGCGTGTGGTCGATCCTCGCGAAAGAACGCCCGCAGAATGAGGAATACACCGAAGGGCTAGCCTGGAGCCAGCAGCGCCTGAAAGAGCTGTGA
- a CDS encoding phytoene/squalene synthase family protein: protein MLRSRWGSLASVSKVDQQVLKDVSRSFYVSLRLLPAPMRPATSTGYLLARASDTIADTAGIPVDDRLDLLDAFSAELAGKESNRRREQMKKFIARQTNESERVLLERLDECLNLLHGLDELQADAVRNVVTTIISGQRLDLVRFDEAGRGNPKALRNEEELEDYCYRVAGCVGAFWTRIGLLTLGSRFSESAPEDLDDLGVRYGMGLQLVNILRDLPEDLANGRCYLPVADSFDSAALAAAHGEWLKHAAVWLESGRRYASRLKLLRLRAASVLPALIGDDTLALLEAQKGVPLGKVKVPRSAVRKALWRALWWPAGRVPNR from the coding sequence ATGCTCCGCTCCCGCTGGGGCTCGCTCGCGTCTGTGTCCAAGGTCGACCAGCAAGTGCTGAAAGATGTCTCGCGTTCATTTTACGTGAGCCTCCGGCTATTGCCCGCGCCGATGCGCCCGGCGACCAGCACCGGCTACCTGCTTGCCCGTGCCAGCGATACCATCGCCGACACCGCAGGGATACCCGTGGACGATCGGCTGGACCTGCTGGATGCCTTTTCAGCAGAGCTAGCGGGGAAGGAGAGCAACCGCCGGCGTGAGCAGATGAAGAAATTCATCGCCCGCCAGACGAACGAGAGCGAGCGGGTGTTGCTTGAGCGGCTCGATGAGTGTCTCAATCTTCTCCATGGCTTGGACGAGCTCCAGGCCGATGCCGTGCGCAATGTGGTGACCACCATCATCAGCGGCCAGCGGCTGGATCTCGTGCGCTTCGATGAGGCAGGGAGGGGAAACCCGAAGGCTCTCCGGAACGAGGAGGAGCTGGAAGACTACTGCTACCGTGTGGCGGGATGCGTCGGGGCTTTCTGGACGCGCATCGGATTGCTGACGCTTGGGTCGAGGTTTTCGGAATCGGCTCCGGAGGATCTCGATGACCTCGGCGTGCGTTATGGAATGGGACTCCAACTGGTGAACATCCTCCGTGATTTGCCCGAAGACCTCGCCAATGGCCGCTGTTATTTACCCGTGGCCGATTCTTTCGATTCGGCAGCGCTCGCTGCCGCACATGGGGAGTGGCTGAAGCATGCCGCGGTATGGCTCGAGTCCGGACGTCGCTATGCATCCCGCCTCAAGCTCCTGCGGCTGCGGGCAGCATCGGTCCTTCCAGCTTTGATCGGTGATGACACGCTGGCCTTGCTTGAGGCACAAAAAGGAGTGCCGCTTGGCAAAGTGAAAGTCCCCCGCTCTGCAGTCCGGAAGGCCCTGTGGAGGGCCCTCTGGTGGCCAGCGGGAAGGGTGCCGAATCGCTAG